From a single Coturnix japonica isolate 7356 chromosome 25, Coturnix japonica 2.1, whole genome shotgun sequence genomic region:
- the RPS27 gene encoding 40S ribosomal protein S27, with amino-acid sequence MPLARDLLHPSLDEEKRKHKKKRLVQSPNSYFMDVKCPGCYKITTVFSHAQTVVLCVGCSTVLCQPTGGKARLTEGCSFRRKQH; translated from the exons ATGCCT CTGGCGAGGGACCTGCTGCACCCCTCCCTGGACgaggagaagaggaaacacAAGAAGAAGCGTTTGGTTCAGAGCCCCAACTCGTATTTCATGGACGTCAAGTGCCCAG GTTGCTATAAGATCACCACCGTGTTCAGCCACGCTCAGACCgtggtgctgtgtgtgggctGCTCCACCGTGCTGTGCCAGCCCACGGGTGGCAAGGCCCGACTGACAGAAG GATGCTCgttcagaagaaagcagcattaa